A window of Pirellulaceae bacterium contains these coding sequences:
- a CDS encoding ATP-grasp domain-containing protein, translating into MHVLIFPSCNEPGLEVIDALSCHPRIEVWGGSSFDLLSDPSRLLLGERHHELPALSSAGFRGEMRKFCKDHSIDFVFPTVDAVVAEMSDWTESFKLIGPSHELAELVLSKARVYDAVRDVVQVPRTFNPKSMELPAFAKPEIGSGSLGAVRLDDLASIETAVAAGLLVQEYLPGDEFTVDCISGVDGRLLACSVRQRLNYGGGIAKAATCLEHLEIERHVQAIAERLPLAGPWFAQFREDGEGTPRLLEVNARVGGSSGVTRLAGINIPLMAVLAFSGLEIDSPRRMASTTITRRLDLNGDVDDFDWVVWDLDDTLVHAGEVVDPKMVAWLYRFNQAGKLQSLVTRNVDPRTVISRTRLPDFFDHIVSTTDKLAAIRALLSEQGASGERVIMINDSGAEKILFKRELPAIRTIAPDAINVLRS; encoded by the coding sequence ATGCATGTGCTGATCTTCCCTAGCTGCAACGAACCTGGACTCGAAGTTATCGATGCACTGAGCTGTCATCCGCGAATTGAGGTTTGGGGTGGTTCGAGTTTTGACTTGTTGTCCGACCCGTCTCGTCTGCTGCTGGGTGAGCGACACCATGAGCTTCCCGCACTCAGCTCGGCCGGCTTTCGCGGCGAGATGAGGAAATTCTGCAAAGATCACAGCATCGACTTCGTTTTTCCCACAGTCGACGCTGTCGTGGCCGAGATGTCTGACTGGACCGAATCCTTCAAGCTAATCGGCCCAAGCCACGAGTTAGCCGAGCTAGTGCTGTCCAAGGCGCGTGTATACGACGCCGTCCGCGACGTCGTGCAAGTCCCGCGCACATTTAACCCGAAATCGATGGAGCTTCCCGCTTTTGCAAAGCCGGAGATTGGGAGCGGGTCTCTCGGGGCCGTGCGTCTTGACGATCTTGCGAGCATCGAGACGGCAGTCGCTGCCGGTCTGCTTGTGCAGGAGTACTTACCAGGGGACGAATTCACGGTGGACTGCATCAGTGGAGTCGATGGACGGCTGCTGGCTTGCAGTGTGCGTCAACGCTTGAACTATGGCGGCGGCATTGCGAAGGCAGCCACCTGTCTAGAACATTTGGAGATCGAACGCCACGTACAGGCAATCGCAGAGAGGCTTCCGCTTGCTGGTCCATGGTTTGCTCAGTTTCGCGAAGACGGAGAGGGCACACCGAGGCTCCTGGAGGTGAATGCGCGTGTAGGGGGCTCGTCCGGCGTAACGAGGCTGGCAGGCATCAACATTCCACTAATGGCGGTGCTCGCCTTTTCTGGATTGGAAATCGACTCACCACGACGAATGGCGAGCACCACAATTACGCGCCGTCTCGACCTAAATGGCGACGTCGATGACTTCGATTGGGTTGTTTGGGATCTCGATGATACTTTGGTGCATGCGGGCGAAGTGGTCGATCCCAAAATGGTCGCATGGCTGTACCGCTTCAATCAGGCAGGCAAGCTACAGTCGTTGGTTACGCGTAACGTCGATCCACGAACTGTGATCAGTCGAACCCGTCTTCCGGATTTTTTTGATCACATTGTTTCGACAACCGACAAGCTTGCGGCCATCCGGGCCCTGCTCTCCGAGCAGGGTGCAAGCGGCGAGCGCGTGATCATGATCAACGACTCCGGTGCTGAAAAGATTCTATTCAAGCGCGAACTTCCTGCAATCCGAACCATCGCTCCTGACGCAATCAATGTTTTGCGGAGTTGA
- a CDS encoding methyltransferase domain-containing protein, with protein MLNATTFHASKHLADIDLGPVQECCLFCDSTDQLSVISRLQRDPVVDLMKCASCGVCTASRIPTVDALRNYYGGYYEQAGNAEGGHSKVTFHNTMRFAIHLAKVIRPVLGEGSLTILDFGGGDGTIAKEMAEGLISPVRPSATVTVVEYQDEVVESSEHVTMRHESSLDAVDKQVESFDIIIASAIIEHLPEAKDETERLLCLLKPGGVLYVRTPFVVPIMRLMNSVGLKLDFTFPGHLHDMGQGFWEGYFSQLSASGPYRIVTSQPSIVETTFSEHPARTLFAYLLKSPWLILRSAYPFVGGWEIFVQKS; from the coding sequence ATGCTTAATGCGACGACTTTTCACGCAAGCAAACATCTTGCGGATATCGATCTGGGACCAGTGCAGGAGTGTTGCCTCTTCTGTGACTCTACCGATCAGTTGAGTGTCATCAGCCGCCTTCAGAGAGATCCAGTGGTGGATTTAATGAAGTGCGCGTCCTGTGGTGTCTGTACCGCTTCGCGCATTCCGACTGTCGATGCGCTGAGGAATTATTACGGAGGCTATTACGAACAGGCCGGCAATGCTGAGGGAGGTCATTCAAAGGTTACCTTTCACAACACAATGCGGTTCGCCATCCACTTAGCGAAGGTGATTCGGCCGGTATTGGGAGAGGGGTCCTTAACCATTCTCGATTTCGGTGGTGGTGACGGCACAATTGCTAAGGAGATGGCGGAAGGCTTGATCAGCCCGGTACGTCCATCCGCTACAGTGACGGTGGTGGAATACCAGGATGAAGTCGTCGAAAGTTCCGAACACGTCACCATGCGACATGAATCCTCTTTGGATGCGGTCGATAAGCAGGTCGAATCCTTCGACATTATTATCGCCAGCGCCATCATCGAACACCTGCCCGAAGCCAAGGACGAAACCGAACGATTGCTTTGTTTGCTGAAGCCTGGCGGGGTACTTTACGTCCGAACCCCCTTCGTGGTCCCGATCATGCGGCTAATGAATTCTGTGGGACTCAAACTTGACTTCACGTTCCCCGGCCATCTTCACGATATGGGCCAAGGATTCTGGGAGGGCTATTTCTCACAGCTCAGTGCATCTGGACCTTATCGGATTGTCACTTCTCAGCCATCTATTGTTGAAACAACGTTCAGTGAACATCCTGCCCGGACGTTGTTTGCCTATTTGCTTAAATCCCCGTGGCTTATCCTGCGAAGCGCATATCCGTTTGTCGGGGGGTGGGAAATATTTGTGCAAAAGTCTTGA